The following coding sequences lie in one Spinacia oleracea cultivar Varoflay chromosome 1, BTI_SOV_V1, whole genome shotgun sequence genomic window:
- the LOC130468070 gene encoding uncharacterized protein, whose protein sequence is MPGRIFLVQNLFLLLTKHSIWCCKQKNKRRLQEIQGNVEMSAFQASRQFQGGKQNFGNFQKKDFREMKRIKQELKCDHCDMKGHTKDGCFKLIGYPDWFKGPKGKTVNKLAANVGRIEQGAQQDTPFDHDGEGGRTGNVKPDTNLISAVVQEVMKAFQDKQGGASTSGKTNGMSNFAGPY, encoded by the exons ATGCCAGGGAGAATATTCTTGGTACAGAACCTCTTCCTACTGTTAACAAAGCATTCCATCTGGTGTTGCAAGCAGAAAAACAAAAGGAGATTACAGGAGATTCAAGGGAATGTGGAGATGAGTGCATTTCAAGCCTCAAGGCAGTTTCAAGGTGGGAAGCAGAATTTTGGAAATTTTCAGAAGAAAGATTTTAGAGAGATGAAGAGAATCAAGCAAGAACTTAAGTGTGATCATTGTGACATGAAGGGACACACGAAGGATGGATGTTTCAAGTTGATTGGGTACCCAGATTGGTTCAAAGGGCCAAAAGGAAAGACTGTGAACAAGCTAGCAGCTAATGTAGGCAGAATTGAACAAGGTGCTCAACAGGACACTCCTTTCGATCACGATGGAGAAGGTGGCAGAACTGGGAATGTCAAACCAGATACCAATCTAATTTCAGCAGTTGTGCAAGAGGTCATGAAAGCTTTCCAGGACAAGCAAGGAGGTGCAAGTACATCTGGAAAAACAAATGGAATGAGCAATTTTGCAG GACCCTACTGA
- the LOC130465563 gene encoding uncharacterized mitochondrial protein AtMg00810-like, with protein MNWKLHQLDINNAFLHGYLDEEVYLKPPKGYNKAPDRKVCKLRRALYGLKQASRQWNIELTKFLKKRSFSQSFRDYSMFCREQNGKMCIVLVYVDDLLITENDEEYIQRLKIELDREFTVKDLGEMRYFLGLEVSRTEKGTLLNQRKYVSDILQFTGLLKCKPVSCPFPKKIKLSTDEGELMSDPERYRSLVGKLLYLNLTRADISFSVQQLSQFMACPRMPHWEATLHVVKYLKGTPDFGLFYPSNSKLELVAYCDADGGACPFSARSLTGYCVFLGGSLISWKTKKQKTISKSSCEAEYRCMCHTTSETVWIDGVLENLHITINRPIPLYCDNKSALHIAANPIFHERTKHLDKDCHYVREHLEAGFISTAFVRSSLQIADIMTKSLTDQQHKFLCGNLGLVSHMQVQLEEGVKKFAPNFKAKPAYLQITSD; from the coding sequence ATGAATTGGAAACTACATCAGCTAGATATCAACAACGCTTTTCTACATGGATATCTAGATGAAGAAGTGTATTTAAAGCCTCCAAAGGGGTACAACAAAGCTCCTGATAGAAAGGTCTGCAAACTGAGAAGAGCCTTGTATGGTTTAAAACAAGCTTCAAGGCAATGGAACATTGAGCTGACAAAGTTCCTCAAAAAAAGATCCTTCAGTCAGTCTTTTAGGGACTATTCTATGTTTTGCAGAGAGCAAAATGGAAAGATGTGCATAGTGCTGGTCTATGTAGATGATCTCTTGATTACAGAAAATGATGAAGAATACATACAAAGACTTAAAATTGAGCTGGACAGAGAATTCACTGTCAAAGATCTAGGAGAAATGAGATATTTCTTGGGCTTAGAAGTGTCGAGAACTGAAAAAGGGACACTTCTAAACCAAAGAAAATATGTGAGTGACATCCTACAGTTTACTGGCTTATTGAAATGCAAACCAGTGTCATGCCCTTTTCCCAAAAAAATTAAACTTTCAACAGATGAGGGAGAGCTCATGAGTGATCCAGAGAGATACAGAAGTTTAGTGGGAAAACTTCTGTACCTGAATTTGACTAGGGCAGACATTTCCTTTTCTGTCCAACAACTAAGCCAATTTATGGCTTGTCCAAGGATGCCTCATTGGGAAGCAACTCTCCATGTTGTTAAATACCTCAAGGGTACACCTGATTTTGGCCTCTTTTATCCATCTAATTCAAAATTGGAATTGGTGGCTTACTGTGATGCAGATGGAGGGGCCTGCCCTTTTTCAGCAAGGTCTCTCACAGGGTATTGTGTCTTCTTAGGGGGATCTCTGATATCCTGGAAGACTAAGAAACAAAAAACAATCTCAAAGTCTTCATGTGAGGCTGAATACAGATGCATGTGTCACACTACTAGTGAGACTGTATGGATTGATGGAGTCTTGGAGAATTTGCACATCACCATTAATCGTCCAATACCTTTGTATTGTGATAACAAGTCTGCTCTCCATATTGctgcaaatccaattttccaTGAACGCACAAAGCATCTTGACAAAGACTGTCATTATGTCCGTGAACATCTGGAAGCAGGTTTTATATCTACTGCTTTTGTTCGATCTTCCTTACAGATTGCTGATATCATGACTAAGAGTCTCACTGATCAACAACACAAATTTTTATGTGGCAACTTAGGACTTGTCTCTCATATGCAAGTCCAACTTGAGGAGGGGGTGAAGAAATTTGCTCCTAATTTCAAGGCTAAACCTGCTTATCTACAAATTACATCAGATTAG
- the LOC110793736 gene encoding LOB domain-containing protein 4, which translates to MKENGRKQGAVSPCAACKLLRRRCAPDCVFAPYFPADEPQKFANVHRVFGASNVNKMLQELPMQQRGDAVSSMVYEANARIRDPVYGCVGAISSLQQQIDVLQTQLAVAQAEVVHLRMRHIPF; encoded by the exons ATGAAGGAAAATGGGAGGAAACAAGGGGCAGTGTCTCCATGTGCAGCTTGCAAGTTGTTGCGAAGAAGGTGTGCGCCTGATTGTGTGTTTGCTCCTTACTTTCCAGCTGATGAGCCACAGAAATTTGCTAATGTCCATAGAGTTTTTGGTGCTAGCAACGTCAATAAGATGTTACAG GAGTTGCCAATGCAGCAACGGGGTGATGCAGTGAGTTCAATGGTATACGAGGCAAATGCAAGGATACGCGACCCGGTTTATGGTTGCGTAGGTGCAATTTCATCACTCCAACAACAAATCGACGTTCTCCAAACGCAATTAGCCGTAGCTCAAGCCGAGGTGGTTCATCTACGTATGCGCCACATCCCTTTTTAA